In the genome of Pseudomonadota bacterium, one region contains:
- a CDS encoding HlyD family efflux transporter periplasmic adaptor subunit: MAAPASTPIPRGKRKPLLVLLLLSCLAAAAGGGAYYWWVARFFEHTDDAYVAANVVEVTPQVTGTVVAVTVRDTDRVTAGQLLVELDPADTEIALQQAEAELARTLRQVRTVYAANETLAADIAVRRAELKRALTDADKAQGDLDTRAALVKSGAVGKEELKHAQAALATAEAVRNAASAAIAAAEERLSANQAMTEGVALEEHPEVQRAAARVREAYLAWARTRILAPVDGDIAKRAVQVGQRVQPGSNLLSVVPLEHVWVDANFKEVQLGDMRIGQPVTMHADMYGDTVEYHGQVVGFGAGTGSAFALLPAQNATGNWIKIVQRVPVRIELDSEQTKAHPLRVGLSMQVQVEVRDTGGPRLREVAASDAERSRTHIFEDMTKAADLRIADIIARNSGKLRGDGVAARP, translated from the coding sequence ATGGCCGCACCTGCTTCCACACCCATTCCGCGTGGCAAACGCAAACCCTTGCTGGTGTTGCTGCTGTTGTCGTGCCTCGCCGCCGCCGCCGGCGGCGGTGCGTACTACTGGTGGGTGGCGCGCTTCTTCGAACATACCGACGACGCCTACGTGGCGGCCAACGTGGTCGAAGTCACGCCGCAGGTGACGGGCACGGTGGTGGCGGTGACGGTGCGCGATACCGATCGCGTGACGGCCGGCCAGCTGCTGGTTGAACTCGACCCGGCCGATACCGAGATTGCCCTGCAACAGGCCGAGGCGGAACTCGCGCGCACCCTGCGCCAGGTGCGCACCGTGTACGCCGCCAACGAAACGCTGGCGGCCGACATCGCCGTGCGTCGCGCCGAATTGAAGCGTGCCCTGACCGACGCCGACAAGGCGCAGGGCGATCTGGACACCCGCGCGGCGCTGGTCAAGAGCGGCGCGGTGGGCAAGGAAGAACTCAAGCACGCGCAGGCCGCGCTGGCGACCGCCGAAGCGGTGCGCAACGCCGCCTCGGCGGCGATCGCGGCGGCCGAAGAGCGGCTGTCGGCCAACCAGGCCATGACCGAAGGCGTGGCGCTGGAAGAACATCCCGAGGTGCAGCGCGCCGCGGCGCGCGTGCGCGAAGCCTACCTGGCCTGGGCGCGCACGCGCATCCTGGCGCCGGTCGACGGTGATATCGCCAAGCGCGCGGTGCAGGTCGGGCAGCGCGTGCAGCCCGGCAGCAACCTCTTGTCGGTGGTGCCGCTCGAGCACGTGTGGGTCGACGCCAATTTCAAGGAAGTGCAGCTCGGCGACATGCGCATCGGTCAGCCGGTGACGATGCATGCCGACATGTACGGCGACACGGTCGAATACCACGGCCAGGTGGTCGGCTTCGGCGCCGGCACCGGTTCGGCGTTCGCCTTGCTGCCGGCGCAGAACGCCACCGGCAACTGGATCAAGATCGTGCAGCGTGTGCCGGTGCGTATCGAACTCGACAGCGAGCAAACCAAGGCGCATCCGTTGCGCGTCGGCCTGTCGATGCAGGTGCAGGTCGAAGTGCGCGATACCGGCGGTCCGCGATTGCGCGAGGTGGCGGCGTCCGATGCCGAGCGCAGTCGCACACACATCTTCGAAGACATGACCAAGGCCGCCGACCTGCGCATCGCCGACATCATCGCGCGCAACAGCGGCAAGCTGCGTGGCGATGGCGTGGCCGCGCGGCCCTGA
- a CDS encoding efflux transporter outer membrane subunit: MIVPPGKVARLARIALALALAGLGLAGCVSSKGLAPSAQPLDVSAAATDTAFHAWPDEHWWTVYRDASLNELIEHALAASPSLEKARARIAMAEAAIGFTHGRLLPEVTFAVDSTYQRYPEHGQNRNLGGEGGSDNAIEFHGTYELDFFGRNQAALAAATSNARASAAAQQAVRLSVASTVAQAYFVLARQLAERQVVADTRRQREKILTLVQARVAEGIDSNVELRQAEGALPDIDGQLALLDENIELMRSRLAELAVVPLEKTARLAPALKDVAAPTLPASIPSDLLARRADITAARWEIEATLRGTEMVKAEFYPSVNLTAFAGIASLGLSSLFEAGSGTLGVNPTLSLPIFDGDRLRSKLKFADAEVDRAIAEYNGTLLDALRDVVHAVTSLRALEHRQAAQRAAQASAESAYDLALQRYKAGLTGYLTVLATETEVLSQRRAATELKARALDLNVALNRALGGGFDAATVTASN; encoded by the coding sequence GTGATCGTGCCGCCCGGCAAGGTCGCGCGCTTGGCTCGCATCGCGCTGGCGCTGGCGCTCGCGGGCCTGGGCCTCGCGGGCTGCGTGAGCTCCAAGGGCCTCGCGCCCAGCGCCCAGCCGCTCGACGTGTCCGCCGCCGCCACCGACACCGCGTTCCACGCGTGGCCCGACGAACACTGGTGGACGGTGTACCGCGATGCGTCCCTGAACGAGCTCATCGAGCACGCGCTGGCCGCCAGCCCGTCGCTGGAAAAGGCGCGCGCGCGCATCGCCATGGCGGAAGCGGCCATCGGCTTCACCCACGGCCGCCTGCTGCCCGAGGTCACGTTCGCGGTCGACAGCACCTACCAGCGTTACCCGGAGCACGGCCAGAATCGCAACCTCGGTGGCGAGGGCGGTTCCGACAATGCCATCGAATTCCACGGCACCTACGAACTCGATTTCTTCGGGCGCAACCAGGCGGCGCTGGCCGCCGCGACGTCCAACGCGCGGGCCAGCGCGGCCGCGCAACAGGCGGTGCGGCTGTCGGTGGCGAGCACGGTGGCGCAAGCCTATTTCGTGCTGGCGCGCCAGCTGGCCGAGCGCCAGGTGGTGGCGGACACGCGGCGTCAGCGCGAGAAGATCCTGACGCTGGTGCAGGCGCGTGTCGCAGAAGGCATCGATTCGAACGTCGAACTGCGTCAGGCCGAGGGCGCCTTGCCCGACATCGACGGTCAGCTCGCGCTGCTCGACGAGAACATTGAATTGATGCGCAGCCGGCTGGCGGAACTCGCGGTGGTGCCGCTCGAAAAGACCGCGCGGCTCGCGCCGGCGCTGAAGGATGTCGCGGCGCCGACCTTGCCGGCGTCGATCCCGTCCGACCTGCTGGCGCGCCGCGCCGACATCACCGCCGCGCGTTGGGAAATCGAAGCCACGCTGCGCGGCACCGAGATGGTGAAGGCCGAGTTCTACCCGAGCGTCAACCTGACCGCTTTCGCCGGCATCGCCTCGCTGGGCCTGTCGTCGCTGTTCGAAGCGGGTTCCGGCACGCTGGGCGTGAACCCGACGCTGTCCCTGCCGATCTTCGATGGCGACAGGCTGCGCTCCAAGCTGAAGTTCGCCGATGCGGAGGTCGATCGCGCCATCGCCGAATACAACGGCACCCTGCTCGATGCCCTGCGCGATGTCGTGCATGCGGTCACGTCCTTGCGCGCGCTCGAACATCGCCAGGCCGCGCAGCGCGCGGCGCAGGCGTCGGCCGAGAGCGCCTACGATCTCGCCCTGCAACGCTACAAGGCCGGCCTGACCGGCTATCTCACCGTGCTTGCCACCGAGACCGAGGTCTTGAGCCAGCGTCGCGCCGCCACCGAACTCAAGGCCCGCGCGCTCGATCTCAACGTCGCGCTCAATCGTGCCCTCGGCGGCGGCTTCGATGCCGCCACGGTCACCGCCAGCAATTAA
- a CDS encoding MarR family transcriptional regulator, which yields MSSRPPSTVRPRAAGASRRNSASTFYDGRTYATDNSYGYLLRRLYASMQRHFEKRMQPLDLTAGQWGPLLLMAEGRGNTAAELARGMDIDTGAMTRMLDRLEAKGLVARARSASDRRVVRLELTAEGLKVASQIPQQLAEVLNLHLKDFKTDELTMLMGFLQRMIANGASGAGTRGDRP from the coding sequence ATGAGCAGTCGCCCGCCGAGTACCGTCCGCCCACGCGCCGCCGGCGCGTCGCGCAGGAACAGCGCATCGACTTTCTACGACGGGCGCACCTACGCCACCGACAACTCCTACGGCTACCTGCTGCGCCGCCTGTATGCGTCCATGCAGCGCCATTTCGAAAAGCGCATGCAGCCGCTCGATCTCACCGCCGGCCAGTGGGGCCCGCTGTTGTTGATGGCCGAGGGGCGCGGCAATACCGCCGCCGAGTTGGCGCGCGGCATGGACATCGACACCGGCGCCATGACACGCATGCTCGATCGCCTGGAGGCCAAGGGCCTGGTGGCGCGCGCGCGCAGCGCCAGCGACCGGCGCGTGGTGCGCCTGGAACTGACCGCCGAGGGCCTCAAGGTCGCGAGCCAGATCCCGCAGCAACTGGCCGAAGTGCTCAACCTCCATCTCAAGGATTTCAAGACGGACGAACTCACCATGCTGATGGGCTTTCTGCAACGCATGATCGCCAACGGCGCGAGCGGCGCCGGCACGCGCGGGGACCGGCCGTGA